From Rhineura floridana isolate rRhiFlo1 chromosome 5, rRhiFlo1.hap2, whole genome shotgun sequence, a single genomic window includes:
- the PDCL3 gene encoding phosducin-like protein 3 produces MQDPNADTEWNDILRKKGILPPKEKLKEQEQAEEEREQQILQQKSIVKTYEDMTLEELEENEDEFNEEDERAVEMYRQQRLAEWKTSQAKNKFGQVLEISGQDYVQEITKAGKDIWVILHLYKQGIPLCALINQHLNGLAKKFPDIKFVKAISTTCIPNYPDRNLPTIFIYLEGDIKAQFIGPLVFGGMNLTRDELEWKISESGAIKTDLEENPRKQIQDQLMTSVKCSVPTRREESDSEDD; encoded by the exons ATGCAG GATCCTAATGCAGACACGGAGTGGAATGACATTTTACGTAAAAAGGGCATCCTTCCTCCGAAAGAAAAGCTAAAAGAGCAAGAACAAGCTGAAGAGGAGAGGGAGCAGCAGATCCTCCAGCAAAAATCCATTG TGAAAACCTATGAAGACATGACCCTGGAAGAACTTGAAGAAAATGAAGATGAATTCAATGAGGAAGATGAGCGTGCTGTGGAAATGTACAG ACAGCAAAGGCTAGCTGAATGGAAAACATCTCAAGCAAAGAATAAATTTGGACAAGTTTTAGAGATCTCGGGGCAAGATTACGTCCAAGAAATTACCAAAGCTGGCAAGGATATATGGGTGATATTGCATCTGTACAAGCAAGG tattcccCTCTGTGCCTTGATAAATCAACACTTAAATGGACTTGCGAAGAAGTTCCCGGATATCAAGTTTGTCAAAGCCATTTCTACAACCTGCATACCGAACTACCCAGACAGAAACCTCCCCACGATCTTCATCTACCTTGAAGGGGACATCAAGGCCCAGTTTATTGGACCACTGGTGTTTGGAGGCATGAACCTGACAAGAGATG AATTGGAGTGGAAGATTTCTGAATCGGGTGCCATCAAGACGGACCTGGAGGAGAACCCCAGGAAGCAGATCCAGGACCAGCTGATGACTTCAGTCAAGTGCTCTGTTCCAACAAGAAGGGAAGAAAGTGACTCAGAAGATGACTAA